A window of the Acidovorax sp. YS12 genome harbors these coding sequences:
- a CDS encoding M48 family metalloprotease, whose protein sequence is MKDFKPKWPSRLTGKALTASLLIAFGVLQAPGIHAQPALPTLGDGLELTTSAERRIGDSIIRELYRDPDYVDDPVLQEYVQGIFQSLVVAARARGELSPELEERFAWEILLGRDRTVNAFALPGGYMGVHLGLIGVVASRDELASVMAHELSHVTQRHIARLMAQQQRTTPLMIGAMVLGALAASKSPNAGQALMVGGQALAVQNQLNFSRDMEREADRMGYGLMAPAGFAPEGFVSMFDKLQQANRLNDNGSWPYLRSHPLTTERMADMHARLPAGQASMPLPMATLEHAMLAARARVLSRPGIDLLRQWAAEPASTGFAAQPLPKRVAAWYAAALSQAQLRDWAGARRMLEPLRQAVQGDASALRQARLLAAEVELQAGQPEAALQLLPAAGGTRPELALRSQTLVRLGRGSDATSALETWLATHPQDATLWQLLASAWQQQGQPLRALRAEAEARAAHYDYAAAVDRFKAGQELARKRNGPNDYIEASIIDTRLRTVASRLREQAAER, encoded by the coding sequence GTGAAAGACTTCAAGCCAAAATGGCCTTCAAGGCTTACTGGTAAAGCGCTAACAGCTTCTCTTTTAATAGCATTCGGTGTACTCCAGGCACCTGGTATCCACGCACAGCCAGCGCTGCCCACGCTGGGCGACGGGCTGGAGCTGACGACCAGTGCCGAGCGGCGCATTGGCGACAGCATCATCCGCGAGCTGTACCGCGACCCGGACTACGTGGATGACCCCGTGCTGCAGGAGTACGTGCAGGGCATTTTCCAGTCCCTGGTGGTGGCCGCGCGTGCGCGCGGCGAGCTCTCACCCGAGCTGGAGGAGCGCTTTGCCTGGGAGATTTTGCTGGGCCGCGACCGCACCGTGAACGCCTTCGCCCTGCCCGGCGGCTACATGGGCGTGCACCTGGGCCTGATCGGCGTGGTGGCCAGCCGCGACGAGCTGGCCTCGGTCATGGCGCATGAGCTTAGCCACGTCACCCAGCGCCACATCGCGCGCCTGATGGCGCAGCAGCAGCGCACCACGCCGCTGATGATCGGCGCCATGGTGCTGGGCGCCCTGGCAGCCAGCAAAAGTCCGAACGCCGGGCAAGCCCTGATGGTGGGCGGGCAGGCGCTGGCGGTGCAGAACCAGCTCAACTTCTCGCGCGACATGGAGCGCGAAGCCGACCGCATGGGCTACGGCCTGATGGCCCCGGCAGGCTTCGCGCCCGAGGGCTTCGTCAGCATGTTCGACAAGCTGCAGCAGGCCAACCGCCTTAACGACAACGGCAGCTGGCCCTATCTGCGCAGCCACCCGCTGACCACGGAGCGCATGGCCGACATGCACGCGCGCTTGCCCGCCGGGCAGGCCAGCATGCCGTTGCCCATGGCCACGCTGGAGCACGCCATGCTGGCAGCGCGGGCACGCGTGCTGTCGCGCCCCGGGATTGATCTGCTGCGCCAGTGGGCCGCCGAGCCGGCCAGCACGGGCTTTGCCGCCCAGCCCCTGCCCAAGCGCGTGGCGGCCTGGTACGCCGCTGCGCTGAGCCAGGCGCAGCTGCGCGATTGGGCAGGCGCGCGGCGCATGCTGGAGCCGCTGCGCCAGGCCGTGCAGGGCGACGCCAGCGCGCTGCGCCAAGCACGGCTGCTGGCCGCCGAAGTTGAACTACAGGCGGGCCAGCCCGAGGCCGCCTTGCAGCTCCTGCCCGCTGCGGGCGGCACGCGGCCCGAGTTGGCCCTGCGCAGCCAGACGCTGGTGCGCCTGGGCCGCGGCAGCGATGCCACCAGCGCATTGGAAACCTGGCTGGCAACGCACCCGCAAGACGCCACGCTGTGGCAGCTGCTGGCCAGTGCCTGGCAGCAGCAGGGACAGCCGCTACGCGCCCTGCGCGCCGAGGCCGAGGCGCGTGCGGCGCATTACGACTACGCGGCGGCGGTAGACCGTTTCAAGGCGGGGCAAGAGTTGGCACGCAAGCGCAATGGGCCGAACGACTACATCGAGGCGTCGATCATCGACACCCGGCTGCGCACCGTGGCCTCACGCCTTCGGGAACAGGCCGCCGAGCGCTGA
- a CDS encoding phage holin family protein, translated as MKLLLKWLLSAAALLLVAYLYSGVEVRSFGAALVAAFVIGLFNVVLRPVLVVLTLPVTVVTVGLFLFVINALMFWAAAGVLEGFHVRGFGAALLGSLMYSALGLLIESALGGLFPKA; from the coding sequence ATGAAACTGCTGCTCAAATGGCTGCTCAGCGCCGCCGCCCTGCTCCTCGTGGCCTACCTCTACAGCGGTGTAGAGGTGCGCAGCTTTGGCGCTGCGTTGGTGGCTGCGTTCGTCATTGGCCTGTTCAACGTGGTGCTGCGCCCCGTGCTGGTGGTGCTGACGTTGCCGGTGACGGTGGTCACCGTAGGGCTGTTCCTGTTCGTTATCAACGCGCTCATGTTCTGGGCCGCAGCGGGCGTGCTGGAGGGCTTTCACGTGCGCGGTTTTGGTGCCGCGCTGCTGGGCTCGCTGATGTACTCCGCGCTCGGCCTGCTGATCGAGTCAGCGCTCGGCGGCCTGTTCCCGAAGGCGTGA
- a CDS encoding TerC family protein — MDFLTSPAFWVALGQIILIDILLGGDNAVVIALACRKLPPQLRTKGILWGTAGAILLRVVLIAFAMTLLSLSFIKVLGALLLLWIGVKLIAPDEDEHGNVQSSDKLLAAIQTIIVADLVMSVDNVIAIAGAAHSAPGEHHLLLVVLGLMISIPIIVWGSQIVIKLMERFPVVIVLGGMLLGWIAGSMAVTDPVFARPEQWQWVPKLTQSDAVKHGASVAGAVLVLLIGKWLQARRKAALPDAGLH, encoded by the coding sequence ATGGACTTTTTGACTTCGCCCGCGTTCTGGGTCGCGCTCGGGCAAATCATCCTCATCGACATCCTGCTGGGCGGCGACAACGCGGTGGTCATCGCGCTGGCCTGCCGCAAGCTGCCGCCCCAGTTGCGCACCAAGGGCATCCTGTGGGGCACTGCGGGCGCGATCCTGCTGCGGGTGGTGCTGATCGCCTTCGCCATGACGCTGCTGTCGCTGTCGTTCATCAAGGTGCTGGGGGCCTTGCTGCTGCTGTGGATCGGCGTGAAGCTGATCGCGCCTGACGAAGACGAGCATGGCAACGTGCAAAGCAGCGACAAGCTGCTGGCGGCGATCCAGACCATCATCGTGGCCGACTTGGTGATGAGCGTGGACAACGTCATCGCCATCGCCGGGGCCGCCCATTCCGCACCGGGCGAGCACCATCTGCTGCTCGTCGTGCTGGGCCTGATGATCTCCATCCCCATCATCGTCTGGGGCAGCCAGATCGTCATCAAGCTCATGGAGCGCTTCCCGGTCGTCATCGTGCTCGGCGGCATGCTGCTGGGCTGGATCGCCGGCAGCATGGCCGTGACCGACCCCGTATTCGCCCGCCCCGAGCAGTGGCAATGGGTGCCGAAGCTGACGCAGTCCGACGCCGTCAAGCACGGCGCCAGCGTGGCGGGCGCCGTGCTGGTGCTGCTCATCGGCAAGTGGCTGCAGGCGCGCCGCAAGGCGGCCCTGCCCGACGCCGGACTCCACTGA